Proteins encoded in a region of the Diospyros lotus cultivar Yz01 chromosome 9, ASM1463336v1, whole genome shotgun sequence genome:
- the LOC127809571 gene encoding lipoxygenase 6, chloroplastic isoform X2 — MFTAQQTPTSKSNIYATAALPRAAVAGSSLTRITQVKVNRRGSVMAVISGGDNKTVEAPKVVETSEKYNGSLPSSSSGGGLVDVRAVITIRKKMKEKIAEKLDEHWESFINGIGQGILIQLISQDLDPVTKSGKIVESSVRGWLPTPSSHPYIVEYAANFRVPNDFGRPGAVLITNFHGREFHLMEIVIHGFKDGPVFFPANTWIHSRKDNPESRIIFSNQAYLPSQTPAGIKDLRREDLLSIQGNGKGERKPHDRIYDYAPYNDLGNPDKSEDLVRPVLGDEERPYPRRCRTGRPPTKSDPFSERRIEKPHPVYVPRDETFEEIKQNTFSAGRLKALLHNLIPSIASALSSSDIPFACFSDIDKLYNDGVVLKDEECKEAVENQSVIDKLKRIVTSGQRLLKYEIPAIIRRDRFAWLRDNEFARQTLAGVNPVNIELLREFPILSKLDPTVYGPLESEITKELIEQELHGMSLEEAIENKRLFILDYHDLLLPFIEKMNSLPGRKAYASRTIFFYTPTGFLRPIVIELSLPPIPSSSNKRIYTHGHDATTHWIWKLAKAHVCSNDAGIHQLVNHWLRTHACMEPYILATHRQLSSMHPVYKLLHPHMRYTLEINALARQSLINGGGIIEACFSPGKYSMEISSAAYKSMWRFDMEALPADLLRRGMAVEDPTMPCGVKLVIEDYPYASDGLLIWSAIEELVESYVAYYFSGPNSVTSDTELQAWWKEIKDKGHYDKRGESWWPKLNTAEDLSSILTTMIWIASGQHAAINFGQYPFGGYVPNRPTLMRKLIPQEGNEYEKLIHNPQYTFLSSLPTQLQATKVMAVQDTLSTHSADKEYLNVLHHLQSHLISDHEVAEMFKKFGAKLEELEKTINGRNKDARLKNRNGAGVPPYELLLPSSGPGVTGRGIPNSISI; from the exons ATGTTCACCGCTCAACAAACGCCCACTTCCAAGTCAAACATCTACGCCACCGCCGCCCTGCCCAGGGCGGCGGTAGCCGGCAGCAGTCTCACCAGAATCACCCAGGTCAAGGTGAACAGAAGAGGATCTGTAATGGCAGTGATCAGTGGAGGAGACAACAAGACTGTTGAGGCTCCTAAAGTGGTGGAAACCTCCGAGAAGTATAATGGGTCGTTGCCATCTTCTTCAAGTGGTGGCGGGTTGGTTGATGTGAGGGCAGTGATCACCAtcaggaagaagatgaaggagaagatCGCCGAGAAGCTGGATGAACACTGGGAGTCTTTCATTAATGGGATCGGTCAGGGCATCTTGATCCAGCTGATCAGTCAAGATCTTGATCCTG TGACCAAGTCTGGAAAGATTGTTGAGTCTAGTGTCCGGGGCTGGTTGCCTACCCCATCGAGCCATCCTTATATAGTTGAGTATGCTGCTAACTTCAGGGTGCCGAACGACTTTGGACGTCCTGGGGCTGTCCTCATCACCAATTTCCATGGAAGGGAGTTCCACTTGATGGAGATTGTCATTCACGGTTTCAAGGATGGCCCGGTGTTTTTCCCTGCTAATACGTGGATTCATTCAAGGAAAGATAATCCTGAGAGCagaattattttctctaatcaG GCATATTTACCATCGCAAACACCAGCAGGAATTAAAGATCTTCGACGTGAGGACCTACTTAGTATTCAGGGAAATGGGAAAGGTGAGAGGAAGCCACATGACAGAATCTATGATTATGCCCCTTATAATGATTTGGGTAATCCCGACAAGTCTGAGGATTTAGTTAGGCCAGTCCTGGGCGATGAGGAGAGGCCTTATCCTAGGCGCTGTCGAACTGGACGACCTCCAACTAAGTCAG ATCCATTCTCTGAGAGGAGAATAGAAAAGCCCCATCCCGTTTATGTTCCTCGTGATGAAACTTTCGAGGAGATTAAACAAAACACTTTCTCTGCTGGAAGACTGAAAGCTCTGTTACACAATCTGATACCATCTATTGCTTCTGCACTGTCGAGTTCGGACATACCTTTCGCGTGTTTTTCTGACATAGACAAGCTATACAATGATGGCGTTGTTTTGAAAGATGAAGAATGTAAAGAAGCAGTTGAAAATCAATCTGTCATCGACAAATTGAAACGGATAGTAACTAGTGGGCAAAGGTTGTTAAAGTATGAAATACCGGCCATAATTAGAA GGGATAGATTTGCATGGCTGCGGGACAACGAGTTTGCACGACAGACTTTAGCAGGGGTCAACCCCGTAAACATTGAATTACTGAGG GAGTTTCCAATTCTGAGCAAATTAGATCCTACAGTTTATGGCCCGCTGGAGTCTGAAATAACAAAAGAGCTGATAGAGCAAGAACTGCACGGCATGAGTTTGGAAGAG GCTATTGAGAATAAGAGGTTGTTTATACTTGACTACCATGACCTACTTTTGCCATTTATTGAGAAGATGAACTCCTTGCCTGGGAGAAAAGCTTATGCCTCAAGGACAATTTTCTTCTACACCCCTACTGGTTTCTTAAGGCCAATTGTCATAGAGCTTTCACTTCCTCCAATACCTTCTTCAAGCAACAAGCGCATTTACACTCATGGACATGATGCTACAACTCATTGGATTTGGAAGCTAGCCAAAGCTCATGTTTGTTCCAATGATGCTGGAATCCACCAACTAGTGAACCACTG GTTGAGGACTCATGCTTGCATGGAACCTTACATACTTGCCACGCATAGGCAGCTTAGCTCAATGCACCCAGTTTACAAGTTGCTCCATCCCCATATGCGCTACACGCTAGAAATCAATGCACTTGCAAGACAAAGTTTAATCAATGGAGGAGGAATAATTGAGGCTTGTTTTAGCCCAGGAAAGTATTCCATGGAGATAAGCTCTGCAGCCTACAAGAGTATGTGGCGATTCGATATGGAGGCACTACCAGCAGATTTACTTCGGAG GGGTATGGCCGTTGAGGATCCTACGATGCCCTGTGGTGTGAAACTTGTGATCGAAGACTACCCCTATGCATCCGATGGACTCCTCATATGGTCTGCTATTGAAGAACTGGTGGAATCCTACGTCGCATACTATTTTTCTGGGCCTAACTCAGTCACATCTGACACCGAGCTCCAAGCGTGGTGGAAAGAGATCAAAGACAAGGGCCACTACGACAAAAGGGGCGAGTCTTGGTGGCCTAAACTCAACACCGCCGAGGACTTATCCAGCATCCTGACCACAATGATCTGGATCGCTTCAGGCCAGCACGCAGCCATAAACTTCGGGCAGTACCCCTTTGGCGGGTACGTGCCTAACCGCCCCACACTCATGAGGAAACTGATCCCTCAAGAAGGCAATGAGTACGAGAAGCTGATCCACAATCCGCAGTATACGTTTCTGTCTTCTTTGCCAACTCAACTTCAGGCCACCAAAGTAATGGCTGTCCAGGACACACTCTCGACTCACTCTGCAGATAAAGAGTATCTGAACGTGTTGCACCATCTTCAGAGCCACCTGATCAGTGATCATGAAGTTGCAGAGATGTTCAAGAAGTTTGGGGCCAAGTTGGAGGAGTTAGAGAAGACGATAAATGGGAGAAATAAGGATGCCAGGCTGAAGAATCGTAATGGTGCTGGGGTTCCTCCATATGAGCTGCTTCTTCCGTCTTCAGGTCCAGGGGTCACTGGTCGAGGTATTCCCAATAGCATCTCTATTTGa
- the LOC127809571 gene encoding lipoxygenase 6, chloroplastic isoform X1 — translation MFTAQQTPTSKSNIYATAALPRAAVAGSSLTRITQVKVNRRGSVMAVISGGDNKTVEAPKVVETSEKYNGSLPSSSSGGGLVDVRAVITIRKKMKEKIAEKLDEHWESFINGIGQGILIQLISQDLDPVTKSGKIVESSVRGWLPTPSSHPYIVEYAANFRVPNDFGRPGAVLITNFHGREFHLMEIVIHGFKDGPVFFPANTWIHSRKDNPESRIIFSNQAYLPSQTPAGIKDLRREDLLSIQGNGKGERKPHDRIYDYAPYNDLGNPDKSEDLVRPVLGDEERPYPRRCRTGRPPTKSDPFSERRIEKPHPVYVPRDETFEEIKQNTFSAGRLKALLHNLIPSIASALSSSDIPFACFSDIDKLYNDGVVLKDEECKEAVENQSVIDKLKRIVTSGQRLLKYEIPAIIRKFQFGNPSPPIFYMFAGDRFAWLRDNEFARQTLAGVNPVNIELLREFPILSKLDPTVYGPLESEITKELIEQELHGMSLEEAIENKRLFILDYHDLLLPFIEKMNSLPGRKAYASRTIFFYTPTGFLRPIVIELSLPPIPSSSNKRIYTHGHDATTHWIWKLAKAHVCSNDAGIHQLVNHWLRTHACMEPYILATHRQLSSMHPVYKLLHPHMRYTLEINALARQSLINGGGIIEACFSPGKYSMEISSAAYKSMWRFDMEALPADLLRRGMAVEDPTMPCGVKLVIEDYPYASDGLLIWSAIEELVESYVAYYFSGPNSVTSDTELQAWWKEIKDKGHYDKRGESWWPKLNTAEDLSSILTTMIWIASGQHAAINFGQYPFGGYVPNRPTLMRKLIPQEGNEYEKLIHNPQYTFLSSLPTQLQATKVMAVQDTLSTHSADKEYLNVLHHLQSHLISDHEVAEMFKKFGAKLEELEKTINGRNKDARLKNRNGAGVPPYELLLPSSGPGVTGRGIPNSISI, via the exons ATGTTCACCGCTCAACAAACGCCCACTTCCAAGTCAAACATCTACGCCACCGCCGCCCTGCCCAGGGCGGCGGTAGCCGGCAGCAGTCTCACCAGAATCACCCAGGTCAAGGTGAACAGAAGAGGATCTGTAATGGCAGTGATCAGTGGAGGAGACAACAAGACTGTTGAGGCTCCTAAAGTGGTGGAAACCTCCGAGAAGTATAATGGGTCGTTGCCATCTTCTTCAAGTGGTGGCGGGTTGGTTGATGTGAGGGCAGTGATCACCAtcaggaagaagatgaaggagaagatCGCCGAGAAGCTGGATGAACACTGGGAGTCTTTCATTAATGGGATCGGTCAGGGCATCTTGATCCAGCTGATCAGTCAAGATCTTGATCCTG TGACCAAGTCTGGAAAGATTGTTGAGTCTAGTGTCCGGGGCTGGTTGCCTACCCCATCGAGCCATCCTTATATAGTTGAGTATGCTGCTAACTTCAGGGTGCCGAACGACTTTGGACGTCCTGGGGCTGTCCTCATCACCAATTTCCATGGAAGGGAGTTCCACTTGATGGAGATTGTCATTCACGGTTTCAAGGATGGCCCGGTGTTTTTCCCTGCTAATACGTGGATTCATTCAAGGAAAGATAATCCTGAGAGCagaattattttctctaatcaG GCATATTTACCATCGCAAACACCAGCAGGAATTAAAGATCTTCGACGTGAGGACCTACTTAGTATTCAGGGAAATGGGAAAGGTGAGAGGAAGCCACATGACAGAATCTATGATTATGCCCCTTATAATGATTTGGGTAATCCCGACAAGTCTGAGGATTTAGTTAGGCCAGTCCTGGGCGATGAGGAGAGGCCTTATCCTAGGCGCTGTCGAACTGGACGACCTCCAACTAAGTCAG ATCCATTCTCTGAGAGGAGAATAGAAAAGCCCCATCCCGTTTATGTTCCTCGTGATGAAACTTTCGAGGAGATTAAACAAAACACTTTCTCTGCTGGAAGACTGAAAGCTCTGTTACACAATCTGATACCATCTATTGCTTCTGCACTGTCGAGTTCGGACATACCTTTCGCGTGTTTTTCTGACATAGACAAGCTATACAATGATGGCGTTGTTTTGAAAGATGAAGAATGTAAAGAAGCAGTTGAAAATCAATCTGTCATCGACAAATTGAAACGGATAGTAACTAGTGGGCAAAGGTTGTTAAAGTATGAAATACCGGCCATAATTAGAA AGTTCCAATTTGGGAACCCTTCGCCACCCATTTTCTACATGTTTGCAGGGGATAGATTTGCATGGCTGCGGGACAACGAGTTTGCACGACAGACTTTAGCAGGGGTCAACCCCGTAAACATTGAATTACTGAGG GAGTTTCCAATTCTGAGCAAATTAGATCCTACAGTTTATGGCCCGCTGGAGTCTGAAATAACAAAAGAGCTGATAGAGCAAGAACTGCACGGCATGAGTTTGGAAGAG GCTATTGAGAATAAGAGGTTGTTTATACTTGACTACCATGACCTACTTTTGCCATTTATTGAGAAGATGAACTCCTTGCCTGGGAGAAAAGCTTATGCCTCAAGGACAATTTTCTTCTACACCCCTACTGGTTTCTTAAGGCCAATTGTCATAGAGCTTTCACTTCCTCCAATACCTTCTTCAAGCAACAAGCGCATTTACACTCATGGACATGATGCTACAACTCATTGGATTTGGAAGCTAGCCAAAGCTCATGTTTGTTCCAATGATGCTGGAATCCACCAACTAGTGAACCACTG GTTGAGGACTCATGCTTGCATGGAACCTTACATACTTGCCACGCATAGGCAGCTTAGCTCAATGCACCCAGTTTACAAGTTGCTCCATCCCCATATGCGCTACACGCTAGAAATCAATGCACTTGCAAGACAAAGTTTAATCAATGGAGGAGGAATAATTGAGGCTTGTTTTAGCCCAGGAAAGTATTCCATGGAGATAAGCTCTGCAGCCTACAAGAGTATGTGGCGATTCGATATGGAGGCACTACCAGCAGATTTACTTCGGAG GGGTATGGCCGTTGAGGATCCTACGATGCCCTGTGGTGTGAAACTTGTGATCGAAGACTACCCCTATGCATCCGATGGACTCCTCATATGGTCTGCTATTGAAGAACTGGTGGAATCCTACGTCGCATACTATTTTTCTGGGCCTAACTCAGTCACATCTGACACCGAGCTCCAAGCGTGGTGGAAAGAGATCAAAGACAAGGGCCACTACGACAAAAGGGGCGAGTCTTGGTGGCCTAAACTCAACACCGCCGAGGACTTATCCAGCATCCTGACCACAATGATCTGGATCGCTTCAGGCCAGCACGCAGCCATAAACTTCGGGCAGTACCCCTTTGGCGGGTACGTGCCTAACCGCCCCACACTCATGAGGAAACTGATCCCTCAAGAAGGCAATGAGTACGAGAAGCTGATCCACAATCCGCAGTATACGTTTCTGTCTTCTTTGCCAACTCAACTTCAGGCCACCAAAGTAATGGCTGTCCAGGACACACTCTCGACTCACTCTGCAGATAAAGAGTATCTGAACGTGTTGCACCATCTTCAGAGCCACCTGATCAGTGATCATGAAGTTGCAGAGATGTTCAAGAAGTTTGGGGCCAAGTTGGAGGAGTTAGAGAAGACGATAAATGGGAGAAATAAGGATGCCAGGCTGAAGAATCGTAATGGTGCTGGGGTTCCTCCATATGAGCTGCTTCTTCCGTCTTCAGGTCCAGGGGTCACTGGTCGAGGTATTCCCAATAGCATCTCTATTTGa